DNA sequence from the Halichoerus grypus chromosome 8, mHalGry1.hap1.1, whole genome shotgun sequence genome:
tttgtattgtGGTAAAAGCCACACAATAAAAAtttccatcttaaccatttttaagagtgcagttcagtagtgttaataCTTTCACATTGTTGTAAAACCAATCCCCAGAGCTTtatcatcttgcaaaactgaaactctgtacccattaaacaacagtgccccaccccctcctcccccagctcctggcaaccccCCCTTCCACTTTgttttttatgaatttgactaccctAGGTATCACCTGTAAATAAAATCAGACCGTAGTTTTCTTCTTGTGCCTAGCCTGTTTCAGTCCTCATAAGTCCTCCAGGTTTATCCCTGTTATAGCTTGTGTcagcattttcttaatttttagggCTGAATATTCCACTCTCTAtatacccatttaaaaaatagtccatttgggggcgcctgggtggctcagtcgctggacgtctgccttccgctcaggtcatgaccccagggtcggtcctgggatcgagacctgcatcgggctccctgctcagtgggaagcctgcttctccctctcccactccccctgttccctctctcactgtctctctatctgtcagataGATTAAtagaatctttggaaaaaaaaaaagtccatttaaaATTTACTGACGTTCTGGGTAAGGTACAGGAATTATGAAAAGCTTAGGCATTATGGTTATGAATTCCTTGCATATTTATTATTGCTTCTAATTTATTATAAGAGTTACCTCCCAGAAATGTTAATCACAGCCGTACTGAAAGTGTTTGGGATGGGGTAATGCTGTCCGGGTAAGAATACCACATTGTAAGTCCACTGGCCGTCCAAGGGGAAACTGGCTTTGTGGAATTTGAAACAAAAGAACTTGAGCAGCAAAAGCTATTGAGGTAGGTCCAGATCCATCGCTGTCACTAACCATGGCggcacttcctttttttttagcttccaaGCAAGTCCATTCACATTTGAGTGGTGGGGAGCCCAGTCTTGGGAGAAACTTGGAATTAGGAACATTGTTTAACCTTTGGAGGGACGTTTCTCTTAACCTTCCTGAATTAGTTTCCAGAGTCCTCTTCTCTCGAAGGctcataccacattttgttcatccattcgtTCCTTGATAGACACTTGacttgcttccacctcttggctattgtcaataattCTGCTATGGACATGAGTGTACAAATACCTCCTTGAGACCCTGCTTTTAATTATTTCGgatatatatctagaagtgggattgctggaccaTGTggcaattctccttttttttttaaggggggaggggcagagggaaagggagagagagaatcccaagcaggctccatgcccagagcagagcctgagcacccctcaccctccaccccccactcccatctcacaaccctgagatcatgacctgagtggaaatcaagagttgggtgcttaaccgactgagccacctgggtgcccctggaCAATATGGcaattctatctttaattttttttctatctttaattttttgaggaaccatcacactgttttccatagtggctgcaacgttttacattcttaccagcgGTACACAGGGTTCCagtttgtccacatcctcaccaacacctgttgttttctgttggggggcggggttgttagtttgtttgtttttgatagtAGCTATCCtcatgggtgtgaggtggtatctcatggtgattttcatttgcatttccctaatgattagtgctATGGGGTGACTTTTCATAGGCttcttggccatttatatatcatttttgaagaaatatctgttcaagtcctttgcccacttaTTAAttggttgttattgttgttgaaaTCACCTGATTTTAAAACCTTGGTCACcaatcaatatattattttttaaaaaccctgtcTGAGCAGGGTCGTTTTTTTGTGAGTTTGTAATTTTGTCATtgttggtaatttttattttattttttaaagtaggctccatgcccagtgtggggcttgaactcacaaccttgagatcaggagttgcatgctctcctgatggagccagccaggcgccccaagtctctGCTGCTATGGCTCCCATGgctgctgactttttttttttaatttaagattttatttatttatttgacagcaagagagtgagagcacaagcagggggagtggcagggagcctgatgcgggacttgatcccaggaccctgggatcatgacctgaaccaaaggcagacacttaaccgactgagccacccaggcgccccactcctgACTCTGTTAATAGccctgcttgccctctctctccatctgtagGTTTCCCCTCACATACTCACTCCTTGAGGCCAGGCACTGTTATGTTTTTCTGTTGCAGGAAGAGGTGCTTAGCACCTGGTTGTAAGTAAGTGGGCCCTGTGTCCTCTGAGGGTTTGACGCctgcaggcagagcagggagggctgCCCGCTGTGATCTTGACATTGAGTTCTGCATGTAGGAGGTGTGTCCACAGCCCACAGGTTGCTGTGTGTGAAACCCAAAACCTGAGTGGAGCCCAGGTGAAGCTGAAACCTTCAGGACTGGCCCCAAATGAATTCTCCTTAGGGATTATGATTATGGCAGATTCagtacagttaaaaaaaaaaaatcttgattagCTCTCATGACATTAACGCTTAAGAGATGCTCTTAAAAACTAAGCTAGCTCTGCAACAGCCCAGTAGAATTTCTGCAGGTCCTAAAGCCCTTTATACTCAAGCTTTCAACCAGGTAAGGTAAAGGAATTTTGTAACTTGGGTCCAAAGGCCCCTTCGAATCCTGAAAAGGGTGGTAGAGCTGGGTGCACCTTGTTCTGTAGGGAATGGAATGTTTGGAGTCTGTTTGCTTTCTGCTTCTCTGCATGTGACCCATGAGGGTGTCCAGAGGCTGCGCTTGAACCGGAGACCTGGGATCTATCCTGACTTCTGACACAAGCCACACTCCCTGGgtctcatttttcttcctaaataatctctcaaattctttttaggttaaaaaaaaaaatctgtttgcaTATCCTTGGGAgattatttttagattaaaaaagatCTGTGCACATCTTTGGAAAGTGAGTCATTTTGCTGCACATAATTCACCTTTTTCTCAGCGGGCTGGGGAAGTCAGCATGAATCATGGTGGTGGTGTGTGTTGTCGGACAGTGATATGTTTGGGGTTGTGGGGTTTTGGCCACTTCTGTTTTACATGTGCGTAGGTGGTCATGCTTTTTTAGTCTTGGCCTGCTTTTTACAGACTTCTGTCCCTTGCTGTCCACCTAGCGGTGGTCACTTCTTCTGACCATTGGTGTTTTTAAGTGAGCATCTTGGTCCCCTGTTCGGACTTGCTGTCTAATCTCTGGTGAGGTGAAAGACCCAGCACTCCATCTATAAGGATTGTGCGTAACGTAAGAGTCCATGGGCCCTGAGTGAGGCTGAGGAGGCTCTGCTGGGGACAGAGCCCCACTCTCAGCTGTCCTCCTGCCTGCGTTCCAGCAGCGAGTGAACTTTCTGGTGATGGAGGCCCGGCTGTAGGTGTCGCACAGATCTGCTTGCGCGACTCTGCAGTCGCAGTCTCCTCCCGGCTGTGCGTAGAGGAACATGCTAGCGCGTGGGTACCTCCTCTGTCTGCTCCAGGCTGAGGCTCAACAAGCTCCCTCCAGGTAGCCTGCACTGATTTAATGCGGTAGGCCGTTTTCCTGAGTTTTCTTTGGAATTCACTTCCCAGACTGTTGGTTTTTCTCATGAGTCAGACTTTGCTTGGAGagcctcccccagctcctcttGTCCTCATCCATCTCCCTGGACCTTAGATGCTTCTCTGGCGGGACTGGCTACCCTGAGCCAGCTCGTATTGAGGGTTCTGAGTTCTAGTCCAGATGCCCTAAGCCACGCTTTCCATTGAGAAAGGTGTGACTCCTGGTAGATGTGTTGTCTTCAAGCAGTGTAACCTGTGTCGGTCTCTTCTGCCTTCAGATTCCAGGGGAGAGGGTCTGACCGGCCAGGCTGGCATCCTTCTGGCCAGTCCTAGGTGGCCGTCCTCAGTGGGGGATCCAGGCCCCCCAGGTGGCCGGGGAGCTGCTCCTGCTGAGGGGGACGGAACATGGGGAGCTGGGCCCTGGCTGACAGGGCTCCCTCCTTGGTGAAGGGCAGGTCCGGCCGGGGAGGAGAGGGGCTCCCCCACGAACCTCCCCAGAGGTGTGATGCGCTCTGTGTGCCCGGTTCCAGATGCCGACAAGAGGATCAAGGTGGCGAAGCCGGTGGTGGAGATGGACGGCGATGAGATGACCCGGATCATCTGGCAGTTCATCAAGGAGAAGGTAGTTCCTCCCAAAGCGGGCGGCTCTCCGCACAGCCTCCTGGGCCCCGTGTCCGGTCCCAGGGCTCACCCGCCACCCTGGTGGGCAGCAACAGCCTTTTTCTGTCCTGCCATCCACCTTTCTGTCATGTCCACACATAGTTTTCACGACATCAGGCAGGGGCCCGGCCTCAGCTGTCTGTCTCATGCTGGTGCCAAAGCCCACATGTTTTCCAGAATGGGTGCACATTCACGGCCCATCCTGTATCGGGTCCGTCTTGATGCCCCACAGTCCGATGTGAGTTCTCCAGGGAGTGGAAAGAGCAGGGCTGGTGTGCCGGGCAGCGTGCACACCTTTCCTGGGCGGTTCAGGGACGTTATCTGGAGTCGTGGCTGTGGTGTGTCGTCGGACAGCGATACGTCCCAGCCATCGAGCCGTCATGGCGGAGGGCTCCCAGCGTGGCTCCTTGGCTTCCCCAAAGTCGCTGTGGTCTGGATCTGCCTGGAGAACTTGTCCATGTGAAGACCCCtgtattgtgtgtgtgtccacAAGAAGGTCGAGAATTGCCACTTCTgaatggggaggagaagggaaccCACCGTACAGAGAAATCTAGATGCACTTGGGGTTGGGGTTCAGCTGAGTTGGTGGGCCATCGCGGTCCATGCTAGGGGCTGAGCCCTCTGAGGGGCTGCAGCCTGGTCTGCTGGCCTCTTTCCAGAGAGCCCTGCATCCTGACAGCTTCTGCCTGGCCCCGCGGAGGAATGGCTGATCCCACCCCTCTGCCGTGCTGCCCGCTTCCTCCACTGGCCTTCCCTGACTGGGCGTCCTGTGCCATGGCCCACACGTGCCCCTGAGTCACAGACATCTGGGCTGACGCCTTGCCCCGGTCATCTGTCTCTAGCTCATCCTACCCCACGTGGACGTCCAGCTCAAGTACTTCGACCTGGGGCTCCCACACCGTGACCAGACCAATGACCAGGTCACCATAGACTCCGCGTTGGCCACCCAGAAGTACAGTGTGGCCGTCAAGTGTGCCACGATCACCCCTGATGAGGCCCGTGTGGAAGGTGTGAGGGTGCGGAGGTGGGTGGGCCGGGGCAGTGGGGGCTGGGCCACGAACCTGGGAGACGGGAGCCCCAGGGGTGCCTGCAGATGAGGCTGGGCGGGGTGTTGTTCCCAGGCCCGTGGTGTTTGTGCTGTGCTGTGCGGCTCTGGCCAGGGTAGGGGTCGTTGGCAACAGCGAGGAGGAAGCTCATGCAGGCACAGTAAGACGGCCTCTTGGGGGAGGCTGCCCCTCTGGGCTCCTGGACTGTTCTGCAGGCAGGTTTACGGAGAGACCTTGGGGCCACCTCTGGCCAGCAGAGTGCTCTGTGTCAGGCTCGTATCCTTCAGAGCCTCAGAGGGCGCTGGGGAGCATTGCTCGGATCTCACCACCCACTTGGCACTGCAGCTCTGTCTCAGAGAGGTGCCCTCACCAGGCTTGGACTGGCTGCTGGGCCCTGGTTCTGGGACCACTTTCGAGGGTTCCATGAAATAGGGCACCAGTGTGTGGACAAAGGGGCCAGGTTTGGAAAATTCGAGAAAGGGTGGCTTAGGGGCTCGCggagctctttctctcttgctatGTCCTGCAGTGTGAGGGAGCTGGAAGGAGGCATTCAAGGCCCATTTCCCAAACGCTCCAGAGCTCCTCCCGTCTTTCGGGTGCAACCTGACCTTAGGCTACTGGAATCATCTCCGTGCTAAGCTCTTTTTgcaggttttcttttatttctcctgagCCCCGGGATTTATGCATCCCTATTTTGTGGACAAGGAAGTAGGGAGTCACTGTCTTAGCAATGTGGGCTGGACCCCGTGGTTCGTGGCAGTACCACGGCGAGAACAGCACGTCTGCTGCATGCCGAGCATGATGTGGGAGCCGCTTTAGGAAGaagtttatttaatcctcaccgCGACCCTTagcaatcatttcattttatagctCGGGTTAAGCCACCTGCATAAAACTCACAGTTAGAGGTGGTGGAGTTAGACCCTGAAGCCAAGAAATCTGATCCCACGGCCCACACATTCATATTCTAGACATTCCCCAGGATGATTTCCAGGGCCCCCGTCTGGCCGCGCGTTCTTGCCTAGGGTTCAAATTTTGGTTGGAAGGTGGGGGCTGCAGCCGGGCCACTTCGTCTCTGTCCTCACAGAGTTCAAGCTGAAGAAGATGTGGAAGAGTCCCAACGGGACCATCCGAAACATCCTCGGGGGGACCGTCTTCCGGGAACCCATCATCTGCAAAAACATCCCCCGCCTGGTCCCCGGCTGGACCAAGCCCATCACCATTGGCAGGCACGCCCACGGCGACCAGGTTGGCCCCGGAGGGAGCTGCTTGCACTGGCCTGGGACCCTCACCCGGACCCCCTGGCCTGAGCCGCGCTCTTGTCTCCGTAGTACAAGGCCACGGACTTTGTGGTGGACCGGGCCGGCACGTTCAAGATCGTCTTCTCCCCGAAGGACGGCAGTGGCGCCAAGGAGTGGGAGGTGTTCAACTTCCCCGCCGGCGGCGTGGGGATGGGCATGTACAATACGGACGAGGTGAGGCCCCGGCGCGCGGCTCCCCGAGCCTGGCCCCCCGCTCGGGCCGCTGTGGACTGCCGATTCTGACGCCCCCGCGACAGCGGCCTGGGGGCAAATGCATCGGGATGCGTTCAGGGGGACCCGCCGTGTGCCTGGGGTGCAGTGGGGCGGGCGGACTCCTGCTTAGCCAGATGCTCCTGCTGTGCTCCTTCTCCGACACCCCGACTTCCTGTGCTCCTCCGACACCCCGACTTCCTGTGCTCCTTCTCCGACACCCCGACTTCCTGTGCTCCTCCGACACCCCGACTTTCTGTGTGTCTTCTCCGACACCCCGACTTCCTGTGCTCCTTCTCTGACACCCCGACTACCTGTGTGTCTTCTCCGACACCCCGACTACCTGTGTGTCTTCTCCGACACCCCGACTTCCTGTGCTCCTTCTCCGACACCCCGACTTCCTGTGTGTCTTCTCCGACACCCCGACTTCCTGTGCGTCTTCTCCGACACCCCGACTTCCTGTGCTCCTTCTCCGACACCCTGAATTCCTGTGCTCCTTCTCTGACACCCCGACTTCCTGTGCTCCTTCTCTGACACCCCGACTTCCTGTGCTCCTTCTCCGACACCCTGAATTCCTGTGCTCCTCCGCACCCCGAATTCCTGTGCTCCTCCGACACCCCAACTTCCTGAGTTCCTTCTCCGACACCCCGACTTCCTGTGCTCCTTCTCTGACACCCCGAATTCCTGTGCTCCTTCTCTGACACCCCAACTTCCTGAGTTCCTTCTCCTACACCCCGACTTCCTGTGTTCCTCTGACACCCCGACTTCCTGTGTGTCTTCTCCCGACACACCTTTCGGGGCACGTTAGTTGTCAGGATGCTTAGCTTAAGCAAACTGGataggcatttttttccccctttcccaacTCTTGGCTTTCATTTGTTCTGTGGTTGGCCTCATTCTCTGGCCGTGAGGAAGTGGCCACCAGGAGCCCCAGGCTTGTCCCCTGCCAGCTTGGTTATCCTATCAGAAAAGAGCCTTTTTGTCAACAGGGTTCCGGCAAAAGCGCAGGCCTGGGTCACATGACCACCTCTGAGCCAATCACAGAGGGGCTCGGAGACGATAAGCCGGGACTTGGGGTCCACTCTAGAGACTGCTGGGTGGGCCGGGGGAAtcagccccaccccagccataTGGTCTAAgaattggggaggggagggtagtTGTCCAAGGCAAAACTGAGGGGCTGCTTCCTCCCAGAAGTTGGGAGGGGGCTACTGGGCCAGTAGAAAGAGCAGCTGCTCCCTCCAGGGTGGCTGGGTTCACCCAGACTGTCAGGGCGGGTGGTATGGAGGGAAGGGATGCCGTACCTGGGGCCCACACCAGGGACCTCTCTCTCCCTGCAGTCCATCTCGGGTTTTGCGCACAGCTGCTTCCAGTATGCCATCCAGAAGAAGTGGCCGCTGTACATGAGCACCAAGAACACCATCCTGAAAGCCTACGACGGGCGCTTCAAGGACATCTTCCAGGAGATCTTTGAGAAGTAACAGCCTCTCCCTTTATCGCTCCCTCAGGATTTCACAGCCTTCCTTGcctgtccccccagcccccagcctacAGGGTGGTCACTGTCCCAGTGCATTTGACTCAGCCCTGAGCTTGGGGGGAGATCCGCAACCTGTCAGCCTCCCGCCCTCTCCCCACAACAGGCCCTTGTGCTTCCAGGCACTATAAGACCGACTTTGACAAGAATAAGATCTGGTACGAGCACCGGCTCATTGACGACATGGTGGCTCAGGTCCTCAAGTCTTCCGGCGGCTTCGTGTGGGCCTGCAAGAACTACGACGGAGATGTGCAGTCGGATATCCTGGCGCAGGGTACGCTGGG
Encoded proteins:
- the IDH2 gene encoding isocitrate dehydrogenase [NADP], mitochondrial, with protein sequence MAGYLRVVRSLCRVSGSGAPAWAPAAPTGPNLQEQPRRHYADKRIKVAKPVVEMDGDEMTRIIWQFIKEKLILPHVDVQLKYFDLGLPHRDQTNDQVTIDSALATQKYSVAVKCATITPDEARVEEFKLKKMWKSPNGTIRNILGGTVFREPIICKNIPRLVPGWTKPITIGRHAHGDQYKATDFVVDRAGTFKIVFSPKDGSGAKEWEVFNFPAGGVGMGMYNTDESISGFAHSCFQYAIQKKWPLYMSTKNTILKAYDGRFKDIFQEIFEKHYKTDFDKNKIWYEHRLIDDMVAQVLKSSGGFVWACKNYDGDVQSDILAQGFGSLGLMTSVLVCPDGKTIEAEAAHGTVTRHYREHQKGRPTSTNPIASIFAWTRGLEHRGKLDGNQDLIRFAQTLEKVCVQTVESGAMTKDLAGCIHGLSNVKLNEHFLNTSDFLDTIKNNLDKALGQ